One region of Neisseria mucosa genomic DNA includes:
- a CDS encoding NADPH-dependent 7-cyano-7-deazaguanine reductase QueF — protein MSRNTEELQGISLLGNQKTQYPTGYAPEILEAFDNKHPDNDYFVKFVCPEFTSLCPMTGQPDFATIYIRYIPHIKMVESKSLKLYLFSFRNHGDFHEDCVNIIMKDLIALMDPKYIEVFGEFTPRGGIAIHPFANYGKAGTEFEALARKRLFEHDSQ, from the coding sequence ATGTCCCGCAATACCGAAGAGCTGCAAGGCATCTCTCTTTTGGGCAATCAAAAAACCCAATATCCGACCGGCTATGCTCCCGAAATTCTTGAAGCATTCGACAACAAACATCCCGACAACGACTATTTCGTCAAGTTCGTCTGCCCCGAATTCACCAGCCTCTGCCCCATGACCGGGCAGCCCGACTTTGCCACCATCTACATCCGCTACATCCCACACATCAAAATGGTGGAAAGCAAATCCCTGAAACTCTACCTCTTCAGCTTCCGCAACCACGGCGATTTCCATGAAGACTGCGTCAACATCATCATGAAAGACCTGATTGCCCTGATGGATCCGAAATACATCGAAGTTTTCGGCGAATTCACACCGCGCGGCGGCATCGCCATTCATCCCTTTGCCAATTACGGCAAGGCAGGTACCGAGTTCGAAGCATTGGCACGCAAACGCCTGTTCGAACACGACAGCCAATAA
- a CDS encoding 7-cyano-7-deazaguanine/7-aminomethyl-7-deazaguanine transporter, whose protein sequence is MYEFTTAQQQKALFWLVLFHILIIAASNYLVQFPFQIFGIHTTWGAFSFPFIFLATDLTVRIFGSHLARRIIFWVMFPALLLSYIFSVLFHDGSWTGLGALSEFNTFVGRIALASFAAYALGQILDIFVFNKLRRLKAWWIAPTASTVIGNALDTLVFFAIAFYASSDEFMAANWQGIAFVDYLFKLTICTLFFLPAYGVILNILTKKLTALHSAPLAKQTVSLQEN, encoded by the coding sequence ATGTACGAATTTACAACAGCGCAACAACAGAAGGCGCTCTTCTGGCTGGTGCTTTTCCATATCCTCATCATTGCCGCCAGCAACTACCTGGTGCAATTCCCCTTCCAAATTTTCGGCATCCACACCACTTGGGGCGCGTTTTCCTTCCCCTTCATCTTCCTTGCCACCGACCTGACTGTCCGCATTTTCGGTTCGCACTTGGCACGGCGGATTATCTTTTGGGTCATGTTCCCCGCCCTTTTGCTTTCCTACATCTTTTCCGTTTTGTTCCACGACGGCAGTTGGACAGGCTTAGGCGCGCTATCCGAATTCAATACCTTTGTCGGACGCATCGCCTTAGCCAGCTTTGCCGCTTACGCACTCGGACAAATCCTTGATATTTTTGTGTTCAACAAATTACGTCGTCTGAAAGCGTGGTGGATCGCCCCGACCGCATCAACCGTCATCGGCAACGCCCTGGATACATTGGTATTTTTCGCCATTGCCTTCTACGCAAGCAGCGATGAATTTATGGCGGCAAACTGGCAGGGCATCGCTTTTGTCGATTATCTGTTCAAACTCACCATCTGCACCCTCTTTTTCCTGCCGGCCTACGGTGTGATTTTGAATATCTTGACGAAGAAGCTGACGGCACTACATTCTGCTCCCCTCGCCAAACAGACGGTTTCTTTACAAGAAAACTGA
- a CDS encoding IS5/IS1182 family transposase, which translates to MSTFFRQTAQAMIAKHIDRFPLLKLDQVIDWQPIEQYLNRQRTRYLRDHRGRPAYPLLSMFKAVLLGQWHSLSDPELEHSLITRIDFNLFCRFDELSIPDYSTLCRYRNWLAQDDTLSELLELINRQLAEKNLKVEKASAAVIDATIIQTAGSKQRQAIEVDEEGQVSGQTTPSKDKDARWTKKNGLYKLGYKQHTRTDEEGYIEKLHITPANTHECNHLSPLLEGIAEGTTVYADKGYDSKENRQHLKEHQLLDGIMRKACRNRPLTEAQTKRNRYLSKTRYVVEQSFGTLHRKFRYARAAYFGLIKVSAQSHLKAMCLNLLKAANRLSLPVAA; encoded by the coding sequence ATGAGCACCTTCTTCCGGCAAACCGCACAAGCCATGATTGCCAAACACATCGACCGCTTCCCACTATTGAAGTTGGATCAGGTGATTGATTGGCAGCCTATCGAACAGTACCTGAATCGTCAAAGAACCCGTTACCTTAGAGACCACCGCGGCCGTCCCGCCTATCCCCTGTTGTCCATGTTCAAAGCCGTCCTGCTCGGACAATGGCACAGCCTCTCCGATCCCGAACTCGAACACAGCCTCATCACCCGCATCGATTTCAACCTGTTTTGCCGTTTTGACGAACTGAGCATCCCCGATTACAGCACCTTATGCCGCTACCGCAACTGGCTGGCGCAAGACGACACCCTGTCCGAATTGCTGGAACTGATTAACCGACAACTGGCCGAAAAAAACCTAAAAGTAGAGAAAGCATCCGCCGCCGTCATTGACGCCACCATTATTCAGACCGCCGGCAGCAAACAGCGTCAGGCCATAGAAGTCGACGAGGAAGGACAAGTCAGCGGCCAAACCACACCGAGTAAGGATAAAGATGCCCGCTGGACAAAGAAAAACGGCCTCTACAAACTCGGTTACAAACAACATACCCGTACCGATGAGGAAGGCTATATCGAGAAACTGCACATCACCCCCGCCAATACCCATGAGTGCAACCATCTGTCCCCTTTGTTGGAAGGCATTGCCGAAGGTACGACCGTCTATGCCGACAAAGGCTATGACAGTAAGGAAAACCGGCAACATCTGAAAGAGCATCAGTTGTTAGACGGCATTATGCGCAAAGCCTGCCGCAACCGTCCACTGACGGAAGCGCAAACCAAACGTAACCGATATTTGTCGAAGACCCGTTATGTGGTCGAACAAAGCTTTGGGACGCTGCACCGTAAATTCCGCTACGCCCGGGCAGCCTATTTCGGACTGATTAAAGTGAGTGCACAAAGCCATCTGAAGGCGATGTGTTTAAACCTGTTGAAAGCGGCTAACAGGCTAAGTTTGCCTGTTGCCGCCTAA
- a CDS encoding peptidase M23 has translation MIETTRFPLLRRFWHNKPIRWSLLGILLPVSGAMTAYAVTEPVPEYQGFKVERVSEELPAVYIETGNFQSSYWAQEVVQQGDSLADVLTRMGVPQTDIKQIMAKNSAERDMQHLRANQSVNIRIDASGQVTDVQFFTDEELERNLVALEKVKGKWQASTSEVDMKTMPTLRSVVVRTSARGAMAQAEIPVEIRESLSEIFSDVLSLEDLKEGDVIRLLYDSMYFRGQQMGTGNILAAEIVKGGKSYQAYYYSQGKGDEESGSYYDQSGKSLQQKAGFNIEPVVYTRISSPFGYRVHPVLHTVRMHTGIDYAAPSGTPIKATADGVITFKGWKGGYGNTVMIRHSNGVETLYGHMSAFTPVQGVVRAGEVIGFVGTTGRSTGPHLHYEARVNSQPVNPTTVALPTPKLTPTNMAAFRQQQKSANTILASIRGLPVSVAQLD, from the coding sequence GTGATCGAAACAACCCGATTTCCCTTATTGCGCCGATTTTGGCACAACAAACCTATCCGCTGGTCTCTGTTGGGCATCCTTTTGCCCGTTTCCGGCGCGATGACTGCCTATGCAGTAACCGAACCTGTTCCCGAGTATCAAGGATTTAAAGTCGAGCGCGTTTCTGAAGAGCTGCCGGCGGTTTATATTGAAACCGGCAATTTTCAGTCCAGTTACTGGGCGCAAGAAGTCGTCCAGCAGGGCGACTCACTCGCCGATGTGCTTACCCGCATGGGGGTCCCCCAAACCGACATCAAGCAAATCATGGCGAAAAACAGTGCGGAACGCGATATGCAACATTTGCGCGCCAACCAGTCTGTCAATATCCGCATCGATGCTTCGGGACAAGTTACCGACGTACAGTTTTTCACGGATGAAGAGCTTGAGCGTAATCTTGTCGCTTTGGAAAAAGTCAAAGGCAAATGGCAGGCTTCTACATCGGAAGTGGATATGAAGACCATGCCGACCCTGCGTTCCGTCGTTGTCCGCACTTCCGCGCGCGGTGCAATGGCGCAGGCGGAAATTCCTGTCGAAATCCGCGAGTCGCTGAGCGAAATTTTCTCCGACGTACTGAGCTTGGAGGATTTGAAAGAAGGCGATGTGATACGATTGCTGTATGACAGCATGTATTTCCGCGGACAACAAATGGGTACGGGCAATATCCTGGCAGCCGAAATTGTCAAAGGCGGTAAAAGCTATCAAGCCTATTATTACAGCCAGGGTAAAGGCGACGAAGAGAGCGGCAGCTATTATGATCAAAGCGGCAAATCGCTCCAGCAAAAAGCGGGCTTCAACATCGAGCCTGTTGTCTATACGCGCATTTCATCCCCGTTCGGTTACCGGGTCCACCCCGTTTTACATACCGTCCGTATGCATACCGGTATTGACTACGCAGCCCCTTCCGGTACGCCGATTAAAGCGACCGCTGACGGCGTGATTACCTTCAAAGGCTGGAAGGGCGGCTACGGTAATACCGTTATGATCCGCCATTCTAACGGCGTTGAAACCTTATACGGGCATATGAGCGCGTTTACGCCTGTCCAAGGTGTGGTGCGTGCAGGCGAAGTGATCGGATTCGTCGGTACGACGGGACGTTCTACCGGTCCGCACCTGCACTATGAAGCACGCGTGAACAGTCAACCTGTCAACCCGACTACGGTTGCCCTGCCGACACCCAAGCTGACGCCAACCAATATGGCTGCATTCCGTCAGCAGCAGAAATCGGCAAATACCATACTTGCCTCTATCCGTGGGTTGCCTGTTTCTGTGGCGCAGTTGGATTAA
- a CDS encoding MarR family transcriptional regulator encodes MSFSQTDLTTALKTLSDRLPHFSEQQTRAGRMLRVVTERLSSHLNDNLKVYGINENLWFALMAVYVSPNSEILPSRLSDLMDLTRTSATRLSDEMVSRGWVARYINQQDRRQIVLKLTPEGEVFIQKVWPQVSSTSQEAWKDFTDEDYNQLQYLLGKLLRRLEG; translated from the coding sequence ATGAGTTTTTCACAAACCGATTTGACCACGGCATTAAAAACCCTATCTGACCGCCTGCCTCATTTTTCCGAGCAGCAGACTAGGGCAGGGCGGATGTTGCGGGTTGTAACCGAACGCCTCAGTTCGCATTTGAATGATAATCTGAAAGTATATGGCATTAATGAAAACCTCTGGTTTGCCTTGATGGCGGTTTACGTCAGCCCGAACAGTGAAATTTTACCATCACGCTTGAGTGATTTGATGGATCTGACCCGTACCAGCGCGACCAGATTGTCGGACGAAATGGTCAGCCGGGGCTGGGTTGCACGCTATATCAACCAGCAGGACCGCCGTCAGATTGTGCTAAAATTGACCCCCGAAGGTGAGGTTTTTATCCAAAAAGTATGGCCGCAGGTTTCCAGTACGAGCCAAGAGGCTTGGAAAGATTTCACCGATGAAGATTACAACCAGTTGCAATATTTGTTGGGTAAGCTGCTGCGCCGGCTGGAGGGCTGA
- a CDS encoding IS5/IS1182 family transposase (programmed frameshift) → MNRKTYPSDISREQFAPLLPLLESARKRTAPRQVDLYDVFCAILYLQRTGCSWRALPGDFPKWRTVHSYFQRWTEPCESGISILEEALKKNQVVAERRKQGRHEATTFLIIDAQSVKNTDTAMEKGYDAGKKVSGIKRHIAVDTQGLPHALAVTTADVTDRKGCLVALERGRDNLGAIQKILADGGYTGKAFASSVQELIGAEVEIAKRNELHRFAVLPKRWVVERSFSWLEKNRRLWKNCERKLSTSLQMVALAFLGVLLRRL, encoded by the exons ATGAACAGAAAAACCTACCCAAGCGATATCAGTCGCGAGCAATTTGCGCCTCTCCTTCCCCTGCTGGAAAGTGCCCGTAAACGCACAGCGCCACGCCAGGTGGACTTGTACGATGTCTTTTGTGCCATTCTCTACCTGCAACGCACTGGCTGCTCCTGGCGCGCTTTGCCGGGCGACTTCCCCAAATGGCGCACCGTGCATTCCTACTTCCAGAGATGGACCGAACCATGCGAGAGTGGCATCAGCATCCTTGAGGAAGCATTAAA AAAAAATCAGGTAGTTGCGGAGCGCCGCAAGCAGGGGCGCCATGAAGCAACTACTTTCCTGATTATTGATGCGCAGAGTGTGAAGAACACGGATACCGCCATGGAAAAAGGCTACGATGCGGGCAAGAAGGTTAGCGGTATCAAGCGACATATAGCGGTTGACACGCAAGGTTTGCCGCATGCCCTTGCGGTAACGACGGCGGATGTTACGGATAGAAAAGGCTGCCTGGTGGCATTGGAACGTGGGCGGGATAATCTTGGTGCGATACAAAAAATCCTTGCTGACGGTGGTTACACGGGTAAGGCATTTGCTTCGTCGGTACAGGAGTTGATTGGTGCGGAGGTAGAGATTGCCAAACGAAACGAATTGCACCGTTTTGCAGTATTGCCGAAGCGATGGGTAGTAGAGCGCAGCTTTTCCTGGTTGGAAAAGAACAGGCGGCTTTGGAAAAACTGCGAGCGTAAGTTGAGTACCAGTCTGCAAATGGTAGCTTTGGCTTTCTTGGGAGTCCTGCTACGAAGACTATGA